In Lepus europaeus isolate LE1 chromosome 9, mLepTim1.pri, whole genome shotgun sequence, the following are encoded in one genomic region:
- the FAM107A gene encoding actin-associated protein FAM107A, whose amino-acid sequence MYSEIQRERADIGGLMARPDYREWNPELIKPKKLLNPVKASRSHQELHRELLMNHRRGLGVDSKPELQRVLEHRRRNQLIKKKKEEQEAKRLQCPFEQELLRRQQRLNQLEKPPEQEEEHAPEFMKVRENLRRIATLPSEERAL is encoded by the exons ATGTACTCCGAGATCCAGCGGGAGCGGGCGGACATCGGGGGCCTGATGGCCCGGCCAGATTACAGAGAGTGGAACCCAGAGCTCATCAAGCCCAAGAAGCTGCTGAACCCAGTGAAGGCCTCGCGGAGTCACCAGGAGCTGCACCGAGAGCTGCTCATGAACCACAGGAG GGGCCTGGGCGTGGACAGCAAGCCGGAGCTGCAGCGTGTGCTGGAGCACCGGCGGCGGAACCAGCTCatcaagaagaagaaggaggagcaggaggcgAAGCGGCTGCAGTGCCCCTTCGAGCAGGAGCTGCTGAGACGGCAGCAGAGGCTGAACCAG ctGGAAAAACCCCcggagcaggaggaagagcacGCGCCGGAGTTTATGAAAGTCAGGGAAAACCTGCGGAGGATCGCCACGCTGCCCAGCGAAGAGCGAGCCCTGTAG